Proteins encoded in a region of the Campylobacter sp. RM16189 genome:
- a CDS encoding HXXEE domain-containing protein: protein MQEYVWLFPIIFVFHDFEEIIFLRFWLDKNKDFLEKNYPFVLKRYESISSEAFAFGVFEEFVLCIIICILAVWADNKFVWLIWLGCFSACAIHFIVHIFQAVIIKRYIPAIVTSVITLPVSIWIIAKSYNEIAVTPKEFATFTIIGVIIVFINLKFALFLISKFQKFLDTK, encoded by the coding sequence ATGCAAGAATATGTCTGGTTGTTTCCGATCATTTTTGTATTTCATGATTTTGAAGAGATTATTTTTCTTAGATTTTGGCTTGATAAAAATAAGGATTTTTTAGAGAAAAATTATCCGTTTGTATTAAAAAGATATGAGAGCATTAGCTCCGAAGCCTTTGCTTTTGGAGTGTTTGAAGAGTTTGTTTTGTGCATAATAATTTGCATATTGGCTGTATGGGCGGATAATAAATTTGTTTGGCTGATATGGCTTGGTTGCTTCAGCGCTTGCGCTATTCATTTTATCGTGCATATATTTCAAGCGGTTATTATTAAAAGATATATTCCTGCCATAGTAACTAGTGTAATAACCCTTCCTGTCAGCATCTGGATTATTGCTAAATCTTATAACGAGATTGCGGTAACACCGAAGGAATTTGCTACTTTTACTATTATTGGGGTTATTATAGTTTTTATAAACTTGAAATTTGCGCTATTTTTGATAAGTAAATTTCAAAAATTTCTTGACACCAAATAG
- the fliS gene encoding flagellar export chaperone FliS, protein MMNSAAYAAYSQNAVGGIESPQKLIEMLYEGILRFIFRARQSMQNKDVEKKVYFINRANAIFVELLNSLDYSQGNVAHYLSGIYTRQIQLLSQANITNDEKNLDEVVSVVKQLLEAWKESNA, encoded by the coding sequence ATGATGAATAGCGCAGCTTACGCAGCATACTCTCAAAACGCAGTCGGAGGCATAGAGTCTCCACAAAAACTGATAGAGATGCTATATGAAGGAATTTTAAGATTTATTTTTAGAGCTAGACAATCTATGCAAAATAAAGATGTCGAGAAAAAAGTATACTTTATAAACAGAGCAAATGCGATTTTTGTCGAGCTTTTAAATTCGCTTGACTACTCTCAAGGAAACGTTGCTCATTATCTTAGCGGAATTTACACTAGACAAATTCAGCTACTTTCACAGGCAAATATAACAAACGATGAAAAAAATCTGGATGAGGTAGTAAGTGTAGTAAAGCAACTTCTTGAGGCTTGGAAAGAAAGCAATGCCTGA
- the fliD gene encoding flagellar filament capping protein FliD: protein MGFGKISSLGLGSNVLTQDVIDKLKSADKAGIINPITHKMEKNVTKQKDLSAIKTLISSFKSSVSALSDEAMFLKRSVNTNGKSADLSVSAGVGLQDMDIDVKQLAARDIYQSKKFISPESFAAREGSFVIKFNNVDYKIDLKQSTSYEELAAKITDATGGYVQAKILKVGGDKPYQLILQSKDTGASNKIEFSTQDSSGNELDNANYILEALGWDSANVNSNKISTAQDSEFTYNGITVKRDSNNIKDLSIGLHLTLKEVGKTTFSVKEDTSDIKKEIENLVKTYNSLVNNLDIATDYNSDTNNAGTFQGINEITSIKSTINRLLFTTKTIGEQDNISMRSMHDSGSFSVAIKSKSSNLNITDFGITLTKDGLLELNSLKLSSKLSENLDDAKKLFAKSSMYSTIQTASSKAINSGAISVSNDDFIINGNKITLTTPSTNTSKENALALLKAINEASIVGVQATLNKAEDRIVLKSTDGTAINIQGKADVLEGFGLSAMNLTSKETRTDGVFSSLNSKLDNIVGKNGTLTIYNQNLIEEKKKLEKDRLKATQDLDTKYDMMAQRFLAYDNMINKLQNQFSTLQSMIDAELKSKK from the coding sequence ATGGGGTTTGGAAAAATTTCTTCTCTTGGACTTGGAAGTAACGTTTTAACTCAAGATGTTATAGACAAATTAAAATCGGCGGATAAAGCCGGTATAATCAATCCTATAACACACAAGATGGAAAAAAACGTAACAAAGCAAAAAGATCTATCCGCTATTAAAACACTAATAAGTTCGTTTAAATCATCTGTTTCTGCACTTAGCGATGAGGCTATGTTCTTAAAAAGAAGCGTAAATACAAATGGTAAAAGTGCGGATCTAAGCGTAAGCGCAGGTGTTGGCTTGCAAGATATGGATATAGATGTGAAACAACTTGCGGCAAGAGATATATATCAAAGTAAAAAATTTATAAGCCCTGAATCGTTTGCGGCTAGAGAGGGCTCTTTTGTAATCAAATTTAACAATGTAGATTATAAAATAGATCTTAAGCAATCTACATCCTACGAAGAGTTGGCAGCAAAAATAACAGATGCCACTGGTGGCTATGTTCAAGCTAAAATTCTAAAAGTCGGAGGAGATAAGCCGTATCAGCTAATTTTGCAATCAAAAGATACCGGAGCTAGCAATAAGATAGAATTTTCTACCCAAGATTCAAGCGGAAACGAGCTAGATAATGCAAATTATATATTAGAAGCTCTGGGTTGGGATAGTGCAAATGTAAATAGCAACAAAATATCTACAGCGCAAGACTCCGAATTTACATATAATGGTATAACGGTAAAAAGAGATTCTAACAACATTAAAGATCTATCAATAGGCTTGCATTTGACACTAAAAGAAGTGGGAAAAACAACTTTTAGTGTCAAAGAAGATACTTCTGACATAAAAAAAGAGATAGAAAATTTAGTAAAAACATATAATAGTCTAGTGAACAATCTTGATATAGCAACTGACTACAACAGCGATACAAATAATGCAGGAACTTTTCAGGGAATTAACGAGATAACAAGCATAAAATCTACTATAAATAGGCTTTTATTCACTACAAAAACGATAGGAGAGCAAGACAATATATCTATGCGTTCTATGCATGATTCAGGATCTTTTTCTGTAGCTATAAAATCAAAAAGCAGCAACCTCAATATAACTGATTTTGGCATAACATTAACCAAAGATGGACTGCTGGAACTTAATAGCCTAAAATTAAGCTCAAAGCTATCCGAAAATTTAGACGATGCCAAAAAGTTATTCGCAAAATCTAGTATGTATAGCACCATACAAACAGCGAGCAGTAAAGCCATAAATAGCGGCGCAATAAGTGTATCAAACGATGATTTTATAATTAACGGAAACAAAATAACCTTAACCACTCCTAGTACAAATACATCAAAAGAAAACGCCTTAGCACTTTTGAAGGCTATAAACGAAGCTAGTATTGTAGGTGTCCAAGCCACTTTGAATAAAGCTGAAGACAGAATCGTTTTAAAAAGCACAGACGGAACAGCTATAAATATTCAAGGCAAAGCTGATGTGCTTGAGGGCTTTGGTTTAAGCGCTATGAATTTAACATCAAAAGAGACAAGGACTGATGGGGTATTCTCATCTTTGAATTCAAAACTAGATAATATAGTGGGTAAAAATGGAACATTGACTATATATAATCAAAATTTAATAGAAGAAAAAAAGAAGCTTGAAAAAGATAGGTTAAAAGCGACACAAGATCTTGATACTAAATACGACATGATGGCTCAAAGATTTTTAGCCTATGACAATATGATCAATAAGCTTCAAAATCAGTTTTCTACATTGCAATCAATGATAGATGCCGAGCTAAAATCTAAAAAATAA
- a CDS encoding FlaG family protein, giving the protein MEIFKVASQPINTALSTGNTHSQPQTREVEQTQIQPNIVENQTEQNNEDLVKKLNEATEKLNRQMEALDTNIRFAYNDKINFLYVNVMEMKTGEIIRKIPSEQVMKLSEYFREAVGVLFDKES; this is encoded by the coding sequence ATGGAAATTTTCAAAGTTGCAAGTCAGCCGATAAATACGGCTCTATCAACAGGCAACACACATTCACAGCCTCAAACAAGGGAAGTTGAGCAAACACAAATTCAACCAAATATTGTCGAAAATCAAACAGAGCAAAACAATGAAGATCTAGTCAAAAAGCTAAACGAAGCCACGGAAAAACTAAATAGACAGATGGAAGCGCTGGATACAAATATACGTTTTGCTTACAATGACAAGATAAATTTTCTTTACGTTAACGTAATGGAGATGAAAACAGGCGAAATAATAAGAAAAATTCCAAGCGAGCAAGTAATGAAACTTAGTGAATATTTTAGAGAGGCAGTCGGAGTACTATTCGATAAGGAGAGCTAA
- a CDS encoding ornithine carbamoyltransferase: MKISFDCDCILLENSLKLFLKDYVVHKKDCDFIISDRKIESKKPVFIISSNSAHLKIPFTKEMLLNTLEEFYSAIQIPNVGTKQMAQNLDIEHEISILIDKFKKDLMNLIKLYR, from the coding sequence ATGAAAATTTCATTTGACTGTGATTGTATTTTGCTTGAAAATTCGCTTAAATTATTTTTGAAAGATTATGTAGTGCATAAAAAAGATTGTGATTTTATAATATCTGATAGAAAGATCGAGAGCAAAAAACCCGTATTTATTATATCTTCGAATTCTGCTCATTTAAAAATCCCATTTACTAAAGAGATGCTTTTAAATACACTTGAGGAATTTTACTCAGCCATTCAAATCCCAAATGTCGGCACTAAGCAAATGGCTCAAAATTTAGATATTGAGCATGAAATTAGCATCCTTATAGATAAATTTAAAAAAGATCTTATGAATCTTATAAAGCTTTATAGATGA
- the rsmD gene encoding 16S rRNA (guanine(966)-N(2))-methyltransferase RsmD yields MKKLFSTISSGKFKGKKLLLPSLDTTRSTKSIVKGSFFDSIRYDLRNKIFIEAFGGSALMAAEALSNDAKSAIAIELDKNAFKIARENAKNIDESNLEILNGDTFELTLEILNRRDLKDVILYLDPPFDIREGFGQIYEKCINLIRNLDKKRIYMVVIEHISSYQFPEDIGKFTLQKSKKFGNTTLTYYS; encoded by the coding sequence ATGAAAAAACTTTTTAGTACAATTTCAAGCGGTAAATTTAAAGGCAAAAAGCTTCTTTTGCCATCTCTTGATACTACAAGAAGCACTAAAAGTATAGTCAAGGGCTCATTTTTTGATAGCATTAGGTATGATTTAAGGAATAAAATTTTCATAGAGGCATTTGGTGGAAGCGCTCTTATGGCGGCTGAAGCGCTTAGTAATGATGCCAAAAGCGCAATCGCAATAGAACTTGATAAAAATGCTTTTAAGATAGCGCGAGAAAATGCAAAAAATATAGATGAGTCAAATTTGGAGATTCTTAATGGAGACACCTTTGAGCTTACTCTTGAAATTTTAAATAGACGAGATTTAAAAGATGTTATCTTATATCTTGACCCACCATTTGATATTAGGGAGGGATTTGGTCAAATTTATGAAAAGTGTATAAATTTGATAAGAAATTTAGACAAAAAACGAATTTATATGGTCGTAATAGAGCATATTAGCAGCTATCAATTTCCTGAAGACATTGGAAAATTTACTCTTCAAAAATCAAAGAAATTCGGAAATACAACTCTTACATATTATTCATAA
- a CDS encoding flagellar basal body P-ring protein FlgI, which produces MKLISSMLLALSLGAFANAAQIKDIANVVGVRENQLIGYGLVVGLNGSGDGSSSEFTIQSLSNMLQTVNVKISPDDIKSKNTAAVIVTAKLPAFARQGDKLDVTISSIGDAKSLQGGTLLMTPLKGVDGDIYALAQGSLTIGGKSQGRNSGNHATAGTIFGGAFVEREITYDIYNQEAIFLSLKESNFSTASNIQNAINLKVGGETAIAIDPRTVKINRPNGVSMVEFLAQVLNIDVEYKALDKVIIDEKTGTIVSGVNVTVDPVVITHKEITIKIEPNSYYDAGNAAIDLQDGMALDANANMLKVSGERTTIASIARALSKLGASPSDIIAIIENLKRVGAIHVDLEII; this is translated from the coding sequence ATGAAGCTAATTTCATCGATGTTGCTTGCTTTATCTCTCGGTGCTTTTGCAAATGCCGCACAGATTAAAGACATAGCAAATGTCGTAGGAGTAAGAGAGAACCAACTCATAGGCTATGGATTAGTAGTAGGGCTTAATGGTTCAGGGGATGGTTCAAGCTCGGAATTTACGATTCAATCGCTTTCAAATATGCTTCAAACAGTAAACGTAAAGATAAGTCCGGATGATATCAAATCCAAAAATACGGCTGCCGTTATAGTTACGGCAAAGCTTCCGGCTTTTGCAAGACAGGGTGATAAGCTTGATGTAACCATATCATCCATTGGCGATGCTAAAAGTTTGCAAGGCGGAACACTTCTTATGACCCCGCTAAAGGGCGTTGATGGAGATATATATGCTTTGGCTCAAGGCTCTCTTACCATAGGTGGCAAAAGTCAGGGTAGAAATTCAGGAAATCACGCAACGGCTGGAACTATCTTTGGTGGAGCTTTTGTGGAGCGTGAGATAACCTATGATATATATAATCAAGAGGCTATATTTTTAAGCCTTAAAGAGTCAAATTTTAGTACCGCTTCAAATATACAAAACGCTATAAATTTAAAAGTAGGCGGTGAAACTGCAATAGCAATTGATCCAAGAACTGTTAAGATAAATAGACCAAATGGCGTTAGCATGGTTGAATTTTTGGCTCAAGTTTTAAATATTGACGTCGAATATAAGGCGCTTGATAAAGTCATAATAGACGAAAAAACAGGCACTATAGTAAGCGGAGTAAATGTTACAGTTGATCCTGTTGTGATAACACATAAAGAAATTACTATAAAAATTGAGCCAAATTCTTATTATGATGCCGGAAATGCAGCGATTGACCTGCAAGACGGAATGGCGTTGGATGCAAATGCAAATATGCTAAAGGTTAGTGGCGAACGCACAACTATAGCAAGCATAGCAAGGGCTCTAAGCAAGCTAGGAGCTAGTCCGAGCGACATAATAGCAATAATAGAAAATTTAAAAAGAGTTGGCGCAATACACGTTGATTTGGAGATAATATAA
- a CDS encoding rod-binding protein, translating into MNIDNQLAISAYNNIATNSITNRSKSENDKLLKEQTDAFEAFLVKSVLDIALKDENPLFPKDAGDKIYSSMYNDTMSKALSGNLGFSELLFNFLKERA; encoded by the coding sequence ATGAATATAGACAACCAATTGGCTATAAGCGCATATAATAATATAGCTACAAATTCGATCACAAATAGAAGTAAAAGCGAAAACGATAAGCTTTTAAAAGAGCAAACCGATGCCTTTGAAGCGTTTTTAGTTAAAAGCGTGTTAGATATTGCCTTAAAGGACGAAAATCCTCTATTTCCAAAAGATGCCGGAGATAAAATTTACTCGTCTATGTATAACGATACTATGAGTAAGGCTTTGAGCGGAAATTTAGGATTTAGTGAATTGCTATTTAATTTTTTAAAGGAGAGGGCTTAA
- a CDS encoding flagellar biosynthesis anti-sigma factor FlgM: MLGSIGVKAGVSPSQLSPNSEVKKNENKENIQDKSENKVAKIAESIANGTYKIDLSKTARAIADEII; encoded by the coding sequence ATGCTAGGTTCAATCGGCGTAAAAGCTGGGGTTAGCCCGAGCCAACTTTCACCTAACAGTGAAGTTAAAAAGAATGAAAATAAAGAGAACATCCAGGATAAAAGCGAGAACAAGGTAGCTAAAATAGCTGAGTCTATCGCTAATGGAACTTATAAGATAGATCTGTCAAAGACCGCACGCGCTATTGCAGATGAGATTATCTAA
- the flgN gene encoding flagellar export chaperone FlgN — protein sequence MLKKYLQEAISVLDELIAVTTQDINNIKEAKHSTVEESVNKKNQLVKKFEATKSMLDKELVRVSKEHNSTDLASILDDDIKSNLVKMRGKLEELHEKNKEYAKYVVVVKEFFDSLVSNMFQNKNDSNGYFKSQPTPESLFKARV from the coding sequence ATGCTTAAAAAATATTTACAAGAGGCTATAAGCGTGCTTGATGAGCTTATAGCCGTAACTACGCAAGATATAAATAACATAAAAGAAGCTAAGCACTCGACAGTCGAAGAGAGTGTAAATAAAAAAAATCAACTCGTAAAGAAATTTGAAGCTACAAAATCAATGCTTGATAAGGAGCTTGTTAGAGTTTCAAAAGAGCATAATAGCACCGATTTGGCAAGTATTTTAGATGATGACATAAAGTCAAATTTGGTAAAAATGCGTGGCAAGCTTGAAGAGCTTCACGAAAAAAACAAAGAATACGCAAAATATGTTGTGGTTGTTAAAGAGTTTTTTGATAGCTTGGTTTCTAATATGTTTCAAAATAAAAACGATAGCAATGGATATTTTAAGAGTCAGCCGACTCCTGAAAGTCTATTTAAAGCAAGGGTTTAA
- the flgK gene encoding flagellar hook-associated protein FlgK: MAGSIFSSLHIGISGLDAAQMQITTTGHNITNADNEHYTRQRVVQSAREPEHSIPGDVGRGTQVDTIIRVHDEFTFTRLRSAGSNLEFSEYKKRMLEEISKRFPDLQSVGIGRDIQNYFDAWNKFASNPTEASQKIHLLNSASTLSKSIQDSVKMLYKIQQDVNSQIEVTVNEINKYAKEISEINKQIMRVESIGTTRANDLRDKRDQLELAISRLVNATAFKGELQGRADIDPTVTDTGAKYNLNISGFTIVDGVTFHPLALDSSANKFDFNNIYYEREDGKRVDMAGKLTGGKLGAALDLRGRYIDDSGEFQDGIIQKYIDNLNTLAKGIINETNNIYSKSAIEGINTDELSFLDPSRTLMNFNDDIKHGSFDVVVYNNQGQEVARKSIKIDASTTMNDPTRGTSIVKEFNADTDDNNDNNILNDVNDYFKAYYQYDPVSNKGMFGVSPIRHSGEYSIAFIDKGTNFPGIIGINRFFEGTDARDMSVKSELASNPHKLKAYSNPTPGNNDIANEMVQLQYNRIHFYSNKHADKIETIEGFYRFVTTDIASETQATNELNDANTAINKIAMSEHQSISGVNLNEELTNLIRFQSSYGAAAKIITTVEKMLDTLLTLKQ; encoded by the coding sequence ATGGCCGGTAGTATTTTTTCATCTTTACATATAGGTATAAGTGGGCTTGATGCTGCTCAAATGCAGATAACAACAACAGGTCACAATATAACAAATGCAGATAACGAGCACTATACAAGACAGCGTGTGGTTCAGTCAGCTAGAGAGCCAGAACATAGCATACCAGGAGATGTCGGTAGAGGAACTCAGGTAGATACTATAATAAGAGTTCATGACGAATTTACATTTACTAGGCTAAGAAGTGCCGGAAGTAATCTTGAATTTTCCGAATACAAAAAGAGAATGCTTGAGGAAATTTCAAAGAGATTTCCCGATTTGCAAAGCGTAGGAATAGGTCGCGATATACAAAATTATTTTGATGCATGGAATAAATTTGCTTCAAATCCTACTGAAGCTTCTCAAAAGATACATCTATTAAATTCAGCCTCAACTCTATCAAAGAGTATTCAAGATAGCGTAAAGATGCTATATAAAATACAACAAGACGTGAATTCTCAAATAGAAGTTACTGTAAATGAGATAAATAAATACGCAAAAGAGATATCTGAGATAAATAAGCAGATAATGCGCGTGGAATCGATAGGCACAACTAGAGCCAATGACCTTAGAGATAAAAGGGATCAGTTAGAGCTTGCAATCTCAAGGCTTGTAAACGCGACTGCATTTAAAGGCGAGCTTCAAGGCAGAGCAGATATAGATCCTACTGTTACCGATACAGGCGCAAAATATAATCTAAATATTTCTGGATTTACTATAGTAGATGGTGTGACATTTCATCCTCTTGCTCTAGATAGCTCGGCTAATAAATTTGACTTTAACAATATCTATTACGAAAGAGAAGATGGCAAGCGCGTTGATATGGCCGGTAAGCTAACCGGAGGTAAACTTGGTGCAGCCTTGGATCTAAGAGGAAGATATATCGATGATAGTGGCGAATTTCAGGATGGAATTATACAAAAGTATATCGATAATCTAAATACTCTTGCCAAAGGCATAATAAACGAAACCAATAATATCTATTCAAAATCTGCTATAGAGGGCATCAATACCGATGAATTATCGTTTTTAGATCCATCCAGAACTCTAATGAACTTTAATGACGATATAAAACACGGAAGCTTTGATGTAGTGGTTTATAACAATCAAGGGCAAGAGGTTGCTAGAAAGAGTATAAAAATAGATGCTTCTACTACTATGAACGATCCTACGAGAGGAACTTCTATAGTAAAAGAGTTTAATGCGGATACCGACGATAACAACGACAATAACATATTAAACGACGTTAATGATTATTTTAAAGCTTATTATCAATATGATCCAGTGTCTAATAAAGGAATGTTTGGAGTTTCTCCTATTAGACATTCGGGTGAGTATAGTATCGCGTTTATTGATAAGGGAACGAATTTCCCTGGAATTATAGGCATAAATAGATTTTTTGAGGGCACAGACGCAAGGGATATGAGCGTAAAAAGTGAGCTTGCCAGTAACCCTCATAAGCTTAAAGCCTATTCAAACCCAACTCCTGGTAATAATGATATAGCAAATGAGATGGTTCAGCTCCAGTATAATAGGATACATTTCTATTCTAACAAGCATGCCGATAAAATCGAAACTATAGAAGGATTTTATAGATTTGTTACAACAGATATTGCAAGTGAAACTCAAGCCACAAATGAACTAAATGATGCAAATACGGCTATAAATAAGATTGCCATGAGCGAACATCAGTCTATTAGCGGAGTAAATTTAAATGAAGAGCTTACGAATTTGATCCGATTTCAGTCAAGCTATGGTGCTGCAGCCAAAATAATAACTACGGTAGAGAAGATGCTGGATACTCTACTTACTCTTAAACAATAA
- a CDS encoding TIGR02757 family protein encodes MDLKELLDSHVLSKNTKDGLYNADDPLQVATIYKEPNIALICALFGYGSAKQIVKFLKSLNFSLLDESEKNICENLQNFKYRFQNTEDVRQIFITFCRLKKDGDIEAIVKSGFGKSGLMIDGINELIKFIYSLNSYRSDGYEFFFGRAFDSKPISPYKRYNMFMRWMVRDTDIDLGIFKNLPKSELLIPLDVHTHRVSLRLGLIDRKSYDFNAVLELTNKLREFDYLDPIKYDFALYRIGQSGEIDKIFLKK; translated from the coding sequence ATGGATTTAAAAGAGCTTCTTGATAGCCACGTTCTTAGTAAAAACACCAAGGACGGGCTTTATAATGCGGATGATCCGCTTCAGGTGGCAACTATTTACAAAGAGCCGAATATTGCATTGATTTGTGCATTGTTTGGATACGGCAGTGCTAAACAGATAGTTAAATTTTTAAAGTCTTTAAATTTTAGCCTTCTTGATGAGAGTGAAAAAAACATCTGTGAAAATTTGCAAAATTTTAAATATCGCTTCCAAAACACAGAGGATGTGAGGCAAATTTTTATAACTTTTTGCAGGCTTAAAAAAGATGGTGATATAGAGGCTATCGTTAAAAGCGGCTTTGGTAAGAGCGGACTCATGATAGATGGGATAAATGAACTTATAAAATTTATATATTCTTTAAATTCTTACCGTTCGGACGGATATGAATTTTTCTTTGGCAGAGCCTTTGACAGTAAGCCGATTTCTCCTTATAAACGTTACAATATGTTCATGCGCTGGATGGTAAGAGATACCGATATTGATCTTGGAATTTTTAAAAATTTACCTAAGAGCGAGCTTTTGATACCGCTTGATGTTCATACTCACAGAGTATCTTTAAGACTTGGACTTATAGATAGAAAGAGTTACGATTTTAATGCCGTTTTAGAGCTGACAAACAAACTTCGAGAATTTGACTATCTTGACCCTATTAAATATGATTTTGCTCTGTATAGAATCGGACAGAGCGGAGAGATAGATAAAATATTTCTAAAAAAATGA
- a CDS encoding superoxide dismutase family protein — MKKILLVSAVLSGMLFAHEGHQFDPKSQQHLVIPMEQLSEKGNMKVGEVVAIETNYGVAFFPNLKGIEAGMHGFHIHVNPDCGATEKGLGMKAGGHWDPTDAKKHSFPWDDKGHKGDLPALFADHDGNAVYPVLAPKIKKLDELKGHSLMIHVGGDNHHDHPKPLGGGGPRLVCGVIN; from the coding sequence ATGAAAAAAATTTTATTGGTAAGCGCCGTTTTAAGCGGTATGCTTTTTGCACATGAGGGTCATCAGTTCGATCCAAAGTCTCAACAACACCTAGTTATCCCTATGGAACAACTAAGCGAAAAGGGTAATATGAAAGTAGGAGAGGTGGTTGCTATAGAGACAAATTATGGTGTAGCTTTTTTTCCAAACCTAAAAGGTATTGAGGCTGGAATGCACGGATTCCATATCCACGTTAATCCTGATTGTGGAGCCACAGAAAAAGGTCTAGGCATGAAAGCTGGCGGACACTGGGATCCAACAGACGCTAAAAAACATTCATTCCCATGGGATGACAAAGGACACAAGGGTGATTTGCCTGCACTTTTTGCTGACCACGACGGCAATGCGGTTTATCCTGTGTTAGCTCCTAAGATAAAAAAACTTGACGAGCTTAAGGGACACTCTTTAATGATTCACGTTGGTGGAGACAATCACCACGATCATCCAAAGCCATTAGGCGGTGGCGGTCCTAGATTAGTTTGCGGTGTTATTAACTAA
- a CDS encoding TSUP family transporter, giving the protein MEFDFLAYCIFFGAAFLGGFIDAIAGGGGLITLPAIMAMGVPPHMALATNKLQGTFGSFTATLNFTRKGMINYKEAFLGIIFTFIGAATGATLILFLNPKFLQIVIPFLLIAIFIYTIFMPKIGESDKASRMNYKVFYVAFGLILGFYDGFFGPGAGSFWTFAMVALIGLNMKKAVAHTKLLNFISNVVSLGVFIISGNMLWMVGILMGVGQIFGAFIGSNLVIKKEVKFIKTMFLIVVGATILKLFYSYFLE; this is encoded by the coding sequence ATGGAATTTGATTTCTTGGCTTACTGCATTTTTTTCGGAGCGGCATTTTTAGGTGGTTTTATAGATGCTATTGCAGGAGGTGGTGGGCTTATCACTCTTCCTGCTATTATGGCTATGGGAGTTCCTCCTCATATGGCGCTTGCCACAAATAAGCTTCAAGGCACATTTGGAAGCTTTACTGCGACTTTAAATTTTACTAGAAAGGGAATGATTAATTATAAAGAAGCCTTTTTGGGTATTATTTTTACTTTTATTGGAGCGGCTACTGGTGCTACTTTGATATTGTTTTTGAATCCAAAATTTTTACAAATCGTGATACCATTTTTATTGATAGCGATCTTTATATATACTATTTTTATGCCCAAAATAGGAGAGAGCGATAAGGCTTCTAGAATGAACTATAAGGTTTTTTATGTTGCCTTTGGACTTATTTTGGGATTTTATGATGGCTTTTTCGGACCAGGAGCAGGATCGTTTTGGACATTTGCAATGGTTGCTTTAATAGGTCTTAATATGAAAAAGGCTGTTGCCCATACTAAGCTTTTAAATTTTATTAGCAACGTAGTTTCTTTGGGCGTATTTATCATTTCTGGAAATATGCTCTGGATGGTTGGAATCTTAATGGGAGTAGGGCAAATTTTTGGAGCATTTATAGGATCAAATTTAGTTATTAAAAAAGAAGTTAAATTTATTAAAACCATGTTTTTGATTGTGGTAGGGGCTACTATTTTGAAGCTTTTTTACTCTTACTTTTTAGAGTGA